The Fusobacterium sp. SYSU M8D902 nucleotide sequence GTTTGGAAAAAATCTATTAAAAATTATTGGAATAAACTTAATGTTAAAATTCAATCTCTTGTTTTTGATTTTAACCAAGATTTTAGTTCTAATTTTTCTTCTTTCTTTGAAGTTTGTCATTACCTTCAAAATTTAAATATTAATTTTGTTTATGGGCGCGGAAAAAGAAAGTCAAAAGAACAAAAATATTATGAATTGTGCATTGAATATTTAGAGAAATATCAAAAGTACTCAGAACATTTTCAAAATTTAAAAGAAAGAAATAGCTATTCAAAAACTGATATAGATGCTACTTTTATGAGAATGAAGGATGATTATATGAGAAACGGTCAATTAAAACCAGGATATAATTTACAAATTGGAGTTATCAGCGAATATATATGTGTTTATGATATTTTTCCAAATCCTTCTGATTCTAAAACTTTAATTCCTTTCTTGAAGAAAGCTAATTCTTTAGATTTAAACATAAAAAATGTAGTAGCTGATGCTGGTTATGAGAGTATAGATAATTATGAATATTTAGAGAAAAAAGGCTATACTTCATATATAAAACCAATATATTTTGAAAAATCAAAAACCAGAAAGTTTAAGAATGATTTGAATAGAGTTGAAAATCTAATATATAACTCAGCTGAAAATAGACTTTTTAGAAAGGATGGAGTTGAGTTAAAATTCATTTATTCGAGTAAAAATGGAAGAAAACAATATTTTTTCAATCCAGAAACTCAAAAAAAAGTAGGATACAATTCAAGATTTAGAATGTTATCAACTAAGTCCCAAGAAAATATATCAAGTGATTATGGTAAATGCTTAAGAATGAATAGAAGTATTCAAGTAGAAGGAGCTTTTGCGGTACTAAAAGAAGATATGAAACTAAGGAAATTAAAAGTTCGCGGGAAAAGTAGTGTTTTAAGAGAAATATGTTTATTTTGTTTAGGTTATAACTTAAATCGCCTAATTCAAAGAGAAAAAAATAATAGAAAAGGAACAACACTTCATTCTTTAAAAACAGCATAAAAGTATAAAAATAAAGGATGATTTTTTGTGCTGCCCAAATTTAAATTAAGAAATTAAAAACCTAGGAAATCAATTAAATGATTTCTATTTTTTTTCAAAAAAAGAAAAAGGTGTTGCAACTGATATTTAAAAATCATCAGTTTGCAACAGCCCCTTTTTATTTAGAATTTAGTTTATCTGAAAGTCTTGTATATAAAAAGAGAGTTCTTAACACATGCTAAAAACTCCCTATAAATTATTTTTAATTAAATATTTTTAATACACATTCTTACAAGTTGTATCCCATCAATTAAAATAATATTTTTATCTCTTGCTAACTCTTTAATTCTATCACTAAATTCTCCTGTACAAACTAAAACTTTATAAATATTATTAATTTTATCTTCTATTCCTTCAATTTTCTCTTTAGACTTAACTATATCTTCAAGTTGTTTTATTCCTTCATCTTCATCACAAACACCATCTTTTTTCTTAATCTGTACATATACTCTACAACTTCCTATTTCATCATTGACTTCACACAATATTGGAAGAGGCTTTATAAAGGTTCTGTCGGAATCTTCACCTTTTTTATCATATGAGTTTCTACTTTCAACTAAATATCCTTGTTTTACAAAAATTTCTTCTACTATTTTTTCAACATCATCAGGTCTAATTGAAAAGATCTCTTTATTTAGATTTTCCATACTCTTGATATTTTTCTCAAAAATACCTCTTAAAATCTCTGTTATTTGAGATTCCTCTTTTATGCTTTTTATTTGTAATAAACTTTCAATAGCACTAATTATCTCATTATTATAAACACTATTTATAGCCTTTTGATATCCTCTTAACTTGCTGTGAATTACTTTAGTAGCATCATTTCCATTATAAGTAAAATACTTATCTATCTCATCTGAAAATTTAGTAGCAACTTCAACAGGAATACAATGTCCATAATCTCCTTTTGTCTTCTCTAAATCAAAATAATATTTCCCTTTAACTCTGTATAAAGAAAACATATTCCACTCGGGAAATTTAGGAATAAGAATTATATCTCCCTCTTTCATCTCTAACATTTTTCTTAGGTTACTGTTTTTATTTCTAAGATATCTTCTAGCTTCGTCAGTATCTCTCCAATTTGCTGGACAAGCATTAACCCATTCCTCTTGATTTCTCTCTTCTCCATTTTCATCAAGTAAGGATAATTTCTCCAAACCCCAACCTTGTTTTAAAATACCTCTTTTCAAATTTTCTTTAAAATAATCTCTGTCTGAATAATCAATTCTAAATATGTAGTAGTTCATATCCTTCTCCTTCATATTAAAATCACTCTCCTTTTTATTATTGGTAGAACACCTTTAACGTTTGTGAGAGTGATTTTCAGTTTAAATAATTCTAATTGAATAAACTATCAAATTCTTTTTCTTTTTTCTTTTTTTCTTCAACAGTCAATTTAACTTTTAAAATATCATTTAATTCATTTTCTGATAAAGAATCTATCAAATATTTTAATAACCCTTTATCTTTTTCTTCTATTTTGAGATATTTTTCTTTGGGATATTTTTTGATTAAATATTCATTTAATTCATTTTCTTTTCTCGCTTTTACTGCTTCAGGATCTAAATCTGGTGGAGTTAACTTAAAATATTTATTTTCTTCTTGTAAAATATAATCTAGTAATTGAAAATTTCTCAAATTTTCTATATTAATTTCTTCAATCAATAAATTATCACTCAGTCCCCCTGATATACTTGCCTTTGTCATTGAATCTTTCTTACTTGGTTGTAATATTTTACAATCACCATAAATGGAAGTATTACTTTGAGCTATATAAACATGTAAATCTCTACAAGTAGACTCTAAGATATTAGTAAAATAATTAATATCTTTATTAAAGACGGAAGCTATTAATAAATCTATATAATTTTTTACTAAACCTCTACTTTCTATATCAGCTAATTCAAAACAATTGAAGTTTGAAAAATATAATCCTTCCCAAGAGAAAATGTCATATTTTTTTTCTTTTAAAATAGGTATATTAAATTTTCTTCCAATTATTTGTTTTCTTTCTCCAGGAGCATAATAATTTTTAAGTCTGAATTTTATAAATGACGTTTTATATTTTTGAGTATCAAAAGGTACTATTGTAAATAAAAAATTTCCTACATTTTTCTTGGTATCATTTAAAAAAATATGGTCAAGTCCTCCTGTTATAATCATTTGATTTTCTCTTGAAAATTTACTCATAAATTTTAGCCATTGTATTGGAATTGAAGTTTCAGAAAAAACTAAAATATCAACACTATTTTCTTTAGCTTCATTTAAAATTTTAATCAATCTTTTCTTTTTATTGAGAGTAAGATTTTGATTTCCATCTAAATTATCTAATAATTCTTTTTCCTTTACTATAAAACTAACAATACCTATTTTAAATTTACTTTTTTTAACTTTAGTATCAAATTTGATAAAATCCAAATTTTGATTAATTTTATAATAAGAAAATAATTCTTTAAATATTTCTTTTTTTTGTTCATTTTTAAGCTTTGATTCTAAAAAATTTAGTTTAAAATAATTAGTAGTTTTATTAAATATATCCTCTTTAGTTTCTTCTTCTTTAAGAATATTAATAATTTCTTTTCTAAATAAAAAAATTCCTATCTCATTAAAATGAATAAATCTTGGTGAAAGTTTCAATTTTTCTTCATCTAACTCTAACTGATTTTCTTTAAAGAATTTTAAGTCAAAAAGATTATCACTTAAAAAATTTATCCCTGTTTGATCATCATTAAATTTAATATAATTTAATAAAGGAAAGACAACTTTATCTCCTTGAAACATATTAGAATTAACTATATTTAAAATCTCTTCTATAAATACTTGAAACTCTTCATGATCTTTTATAAAATAACTATTGATAAAATATTTCTCATTTTTTTTGACAAAGCTGAGATTTAAAGAAAGTGCAAATTTTAAAGAAAGATTAAAATATTCTTTAATATCTTCTGAATATTCATTTAAAGTTTTTTCTAGTTGTGAAAAAAGATTAATAAATAAAGAAGGATTATTATTTAATAACAATATTGAAAATATTTTCTGAAAATAAATGGAATATTTTATTATATTTTCATCATTAAAAAAATATATAATATCATTGATTAGTTTCTCTATCTCAACTTCAAATTCTTTTCCTTGAACACTATGAAAAATATCTAAAATTTTACTTAAATATATAGAAACATCAAGTTTTTGTTCTCGTATTTCTTTATTTTCTGAAAGAGCAATTTTTTCATATAATTTCTTTATTTCCTTTTTATTAGGCAAGAAATTAAAAGGACTGGGCTTTTCTAAAAATTTTTCTTTAACCTCTTTAAACTTAATCTTTTTTAAGTTTCCACTTAAAGTTTTCATTATTATTTTATTATTATTTTTAAAATCAAAATTTAACTTTAAATTACTTAAATACTCTTTATTAAAGACTTCTGGAAATCTATTTTTCAAATACTCTTCTGCATCAGTTGATGTAAGAGTATTTCTTTCTCTTAAAATAATAAAAATGTCATCAACATATCTTCCATAATAATCTGGATAACAATTTAAAATATTTTCATCAAATTCTTTCAAATAAAAATTAGCTAAAACAGCAGAACTATACAAACCTATTGGTAAAAAATACTCCCCAAATCCTTCTTTTTCTTCTTGTGGAAGAGCTAGTTTTAAAAGCTCAGTATATTTTTTATTAATTTTTAGAATTATATTAAATAAATTATTATCCTCAATATTATTATTTAGTTTTTTTATTTGAGTAATTAAATTCTCTTCAGAAATATTATAATAATATCTTTTCAAGTCCATTTTTAATAAAACAATATCTTCATTTCTTTCAACTAAATCTTGAGCAATTTCTAATCCATTTTCTAGCCATTTATAATACTGAATAATATATTTTTTAAAAATAGATTTATTCTTATCATTTTCTAAACGATAACCATAAGAATTTTTTACTATTTCTTTATCTAACTCTACTCCAGATTCTAAGATCCATAACATAGAAATTAAATGTAATTCTACAGGACAATCTATAATATAGTTATATTTAATTTCTTTAGTATTTTCATCAAATTTTTTTATTATTTTTTTATAACTTATTTTATTTAATAATTCATTTATAAAGACTTCATTATTAATATGTTCTGCTAAGTCATCAAAAAATATCTCTCTATTTTGTTTATCCAACAATTTATTTTCTGCTTCAAATTTAGCTATCTGGAATTTTATATGAAGTAAACTATTATTTTCATAATAAAAACTTTTTTTTAATAAAATATATGCTTCTTGCAACTTTAAACTTAAATCCATTTCATTTTCCATTTTCTGTCTCCTTATTCCTTCATTTCACTATAATCAGCTCTAAAATGAATATAATATTTATTTAAAGGAACTTCATATATTTTTAATAACTTCTTTATTAAATTTTTTATTCCATCAGCACTTAGATTTGTTTCAACATATCCATTAATATATTTTAATTTTTCTGGAGAAAACATTTGTTTTTTTGTTACAGAAAATAGACTTCTTTTTCTTCCTTTGATTTTTTCATTTATAACTATTTCTTCTAAAATTTTTTTATTTTTTTCAGATAAGTAATTACATGTATCAATTAATACTTCTTTCCAATTATTAGCTTCAATTCGTTTATTTTCAATTACAAAAGCACATGGTCTTTTATGTCTAAAAATTTCATAAAGAGTATGTTTCTCATTTTCATCAACTCTATATTTATCATAATCTTTTACTAAAATTTCTTCATTATCTTCAGTTATCTCTTCATTAACTTCTAAATTTTTAATTAATAATTCCTCTAATTCCTTAGCCTTATTATTTATAAATTTTATTTTTTCAACTGCTTCATTAATTTTCTCATAATTTTGACTTGTTAGTAGTTGAGGAACATAAACGTTTCCCAACTCTTTTGAAATTTCTTCTAAAGTATCTTTTTGCAACTCTATTGAAGCTATTAACTCATCATATTTTTTATTTTTTACCTCACTCAAAAATTCTAATAATTCTTTCAAATAAATCTCTCCCTTCTATTTTTAAAATTCTCTTACTAATTCTTTTTCCTCTTCAGTTAATTCATATAAATCATAAACCATTTCATCAATTTGATTTTCAAGATCTTGAGTATCTTTATTTAATTTCTTTAGTTCTATTACTCTATCAACTAAATCTATTATTTTAGAGTTTAAAGGATTTTCTTTATCATAAATATGTAAATTTCTTACATCATTAACCAATATTTTAGGGAAAAGTCCTTTTTTAGCTTTTGGTGAAGTATTCATATGATAAAAGCTTAATAATTTAGAGTTTAAAATTCCTAAAATATACTTTACAGATAATGGCTCACTAACTTCCCATAAATTTTCAACTTTTTCTAAAGCTTCATATAGCTCGTAAAATCCACTAGCTCTAAAATACCCTACTAAAACATCAAAAAATTGTGTATTATTTTTTATTATTTTCTTAAATCTATCTGACAAAGTTTATCCTTGTTCATTTGTAAAAAAAGTTAAATCATTCATGCTTATCCCTCATATTTAAATTATTTTATATTTTTGTTGCCCAGATGATGTCTTTTCAATAATTTTTATTTTATCTTCATTAGTTGTTCTTACCCAGTTTAAAAATAATATTCCTAATAAAAGTCTAGTTTTTCTATCTATCCTATTCCATTCATACCCTTTAAAAAGTTCTTTAACCAAAAATATTTCATCTGTTTTTAAATTTTCAACCTCTTTTTTTGCTATTTCTAATAATTCATTAACATCTAAGTTCAAGATTACCTCCTCAATGCTATAATTATATTAACAACATTGTTTATATAATTATACTACATTTATGTTTATTTTTAAAGTTTTTAGTTATACACTCTAAAATAAACTTTAACAGTTTTTCTTATTTTTACTATGATTTATTATATTTTTTATAAAATGCCTTTAAAATAAAAATGAGGAGCCTTTAAGTATAAATACTTTTAAAACTCCTCATAAACCTATATAATTCTATCATTTTTTCTGCTGAACTAATTCGTCACTTTATTTTTTAGAAAAAACTCAATATCTAAATCTTTACTACATGAAAAATCATTAATAAACTCTTTTACAACTTCTTCTGGAAGAAACTCTATTATTTCTTGTAATGAGAGGCAAATTGTGCTAATAGCTCTCTCCCTCTTTTTCTATTTTTTTCAAGTGATTCTTTTCTTCTACAAATTTCTTCTGGATCTTTCTTAGCAGTATCTGACACTAACGCATCTATTATTGTATCTACTGCTTCTTTACCTGTTACAACTATTTTTCTAGTAAAAGATGATGTTGCCATATTTTTCAACTCCTTTCTTAAATAATTACTTTTCCACATTATACCATAAAATTTGAAAAAGAAACCACACTAAGAAAGTCTCCTATCATTAATCTCAATTTATATATATTTTCTCTCTTTTTATTATCTTATTATTTGCTACCTAATTTAACTATTGTTCTTCCAGTGTGGCTTCCCTCTTGAAGGCTCTGAAACACTTTAGATACACTTTCAAGCTCTACCTCTTGATAGTTTAATTTATCTAGTACATTCCACTCATTTGCAAATCTACTCCATATACACTCTCTCTTTTCTATTGGATAGTTTACTGAATCTATCCCAAGTATATTTACCCCACGAAGTATAAATGGTAAGACTGTTGTTTGAAACTTTATCCCTCCTGCATTTCCACACATACTCATACTTCCACCATAGTGTATATGAGCTAATAATCTAGAAGCTACCTCTCCACCAACAGTATCTAAAATATAATGAAACTGCTGTTTTCCCAAAGGTTTATTTTTCTTTTCCTCTGGTGATATCTCTTCAAGAGTATAGACTTTTTTAACTCCCAATCCATTTAAAAATTCAGATTTTTTTGATCTCTCCTTACTTAAAACAGAGATATTCTTATATCCACTCTTTATTAAAATCTGTGTAGCCACACTTCCAACTCCACCAGATGCACCTGTTACCAAGATTTCAGGTTGATTTTCAACACACATTCCAGATTTTTCTAGAGCCATAATTGAAATGGCTGAGGTAAATCCAGCTGTTCCTATCATCATAACCTCTTTAGTAGTAAGACCTTCAGGAATTTTCACTACCCATTCAGCAGGAACACAAGCAAATTCAGAATACCCTCCTGTATGTGTCATTCCTATTTCAAATCCTGTTACTAACACTTTATCTCCCGATTTAAATTTTGGACTCTTTGATGAAACTACCTCTCCAGCTAGATCTATTCCAGGTATCATAGGGTAACTTCTAATCACTCCACCATTTTTTCTCACTGCCAACATATCTTTATAGTTTACAGATGAGTATTCAACCTTTATGACTACATCTCCCTGTCCTAAATTTTCAAAACCTATCTCTTCTATATTGTGAATAATCTCATCATTACTTTCTCTAACAACCAAAGCTTTAAATCTCTTCATATTATCCCTCCTTATTAATTCTCAACAAGAATATTTCTTAATAAGAACTATTTTTATACTTGAATATTAACATAATAGTGCTATAATGTCAATAGAAGAAAATTATTTAAAGATATACTAGGGGGTATCATTGGAAATTAATCAATGTATAAATTATCTATTAACAATTTCACAAAATAAGGTTTTTCAATATTTTAGCGAAAGCTTAAAAGAGTTAAAAATTACTCCAGCACAGTATGGAGTTTTAAGTTGTCTTTGGAAAAATACACCACAGACTCCAAAGCAGATAGGGAGTACACTCTACCTAGAAGCTTCTTCTATCTCTGGAATCCTAGATAGAATGCAGAAAAATGAGTTGATAACTAGAGAGATTGATAGT carries:
- a CDS encoding transposase, whose translation is VWKKSIKNYWNKLNVKIQSLVFDFNQDFSSNFSSFFEVCHYLQNLNINFVYGRGKRKSKEQKYYELCIEYLEKYQKYSEHFQNLKERNSYSKTDIDATFMRMKDDYMRNGQLKPGYNLQIGVISEYICVYDIFPNPSDSKTLIPFLKKANSLDLNIKNVVADAGYESIDNYEYLEKKGYTSYIKPIYFEKSKTRKFKNDLNRVENLIYNSAENRLFRKDGVELKFIYSSKNGRKQYFFNPETQKKVGYNSRFRMLSTKSQENISSDYGKCLRMNRSIQVEGAFAVLKEDMKLRKLKVRGKSSVLREICLFCLGYNLNRLIQREKNNRKGTTLHSLKTA
- a CDS encoding restriction endonuclease; amino-acid sequence: MNYYIFRIDYSDRDYFKENLKRGILKQGWGLEKLSLLDENGEERNQEEWVNACPANWRDTDEARRYLRNKNSNLRKMLEMKEGDIILIPKFPEWNMFSLYRVKGKYYFDLEKTKGDYGHCIPVEVATKFSDEIDKYFTYNGNDATKVIHSKLRGYQKAINSVYNNEIISAIESLLQIKSIKEESQITEILRGIFEKNIKSMENLNKEIFSIRPDDVEKIVEEIFVKQGYLVESRNSYDKKGEDSDRTFIKPLPILCEVNDEIGSCRVYVQIKKKDGVCDEDEGIKQLEDIVKSKEKIEGIEDKINNIYKVLVCTGEFSDRIKELARDKNIILIDGIQLVRMCIKNI
- a CDS encoding reverse transcriptase domain-containing protein, which translates into the protein MENEMDLSLKLQEAYILLKKSFYYENNSLLHIKFQIAKFEAENKLLDKQNREIFFDDLAEHINNEVFINELLNKISYKKIIKKFDENTKEIKYNYIIDCPVELHLISMLWILESGVELDKEIVKNSYGYRLENDKNKSIFKKYIIQYYKWLENGLEIAQDLVERNEDIVLLKMDLKRYYYNISEENLITQIKKLNNNIEDNNLFNIILKINKKYTELLKLALPQEEKEGFGEYFLPIGLYSSAVLANFYLKEFDENILNCYPDYYGRYVDDIFIILRERNTLTSTDAEEYLKNRFPEVFNKEYLSNLKLNFDFKNNNKIIMKTLSGNLKKIKFKEVKEKFLEKPSPFNFLPNKKEIKKLYEKIALSENKEIREQKLDVSIYLSKILDIFHSVQGKEFEVEIEKLINDIIYFFNDENIIKYSIYFQKIFSILLLNNNPSLFINLFSQLEKTLNEYSEDIKEYFNLSLKFALSLNLSFVKKNEKYFINSYFIKDHEEFQVFIEEILNIVNSNMFQGDKVVFPLLNYIKFNDDQTGINFLSDNLFDLKFFKENQLELDEEKLKLSPRFIHFNEIGIFLFRKEIINILKEEETKEDIFNKTTNYFKLNFLESKLKNEQKKEIFKELFSYYKINQNLDFIKFDTKVKKSKFKIGIVSFIVKEKELLDNLDGNQNLTLNKKKRLIKILNEAKENSVDILVFSETSIPIQWLKFMSKFSRENQMIITGGLDHIFLNDTKKNVGNFLFTIVPFDTQKYKTSFIKFRLKNYYAPGERKQIIGRKFNIPILKEKKYDIFSWEGLYFSNFNCFELADIESRGLVKNYIDLLIASVFNKDINYFTNILESTCRDLHVYIAQSNTSIYGDCKILQPSKKDSMTKASISGGLSDNLLIEEINIENLRNFQLLDYILQEENKYFKLTPPDLDPEAVKARKENELNEYLIKKYPKEKYLKIEEKDKGLLKYLIDSLSENELNDILKVKLTVEEKKKKEKEFDSLFN
- a CDS encoding TaqI-like C-terminal specificity domain-containing protein, which codes for MSDRFKKIIKNNTQFFDVLVGYFRASGFYELYEALEKVENLWEVSEPLSVKYILGILNSKLLSFYHMNTSPKAKKGLFPKILVNDVRNLHIYDKENPLNSKIIDLVDRVIELKKLNKDTQDLENQIDEMVYDLYELTEEEKELVREF
- a CDS encoding single-stranded DNA-binding protein, whose amino-acid sequence is MNLDVNELLEIAKKEVENLKTDEIFLVKELFKGYEWNRIDRKTRLLLGILFLNWVRTTNEDKIKIIEKTSSGQQKYKII
- a CDS encoding YhdH/YhfP family quinone oxidoreductase, which translates into the protein MKRFKALVVRESNDEIIHNIEEIGFENLGQGDVVIKVEYSSVNYKDMLAVRKNGGVIRSYPMIPGIDLAGEVVSSKSPKFKSGDKVLVTGFEIGMTHTGGYSEFACVPAEWVVKIPEGLTTKEVMMIGTAGFTSAISIMALEKSGMCVENQPEILVTGASGGVGSVATQILIKSGYKNISVLSKERSKKSEFLNGLGVKKVYTLEEISPEEKKNKPLGKQQFHYILDTVGGEVASRLLAHIHYGGSMSMCGNAGGIKFQTTVLPFILRGVNILGIDSVNYPIEKRECIWSRFANEWNVLDKLNYQEVELESVSKVFQSLQEGSHTGRTIVKLGSK
- a CDS encoding MarR family transcriptional regulator — translated: MEINQCINYLLTISQNKVFQYFSESLKELKITPAQYGVLSCLWKNTPQTPKQIGSTLYLEASSISGILDRMQKNELITREIDSTNRRNILIYPTAKANSLKADVERIVEELNSHFLSDLSHSEQEILKKLLLHIIDK